One genomic region from Bacillus aquiflavi encodes:
- a CDS encoding Hsp20/alpha crystallin family protein, whose amino-acid sequence MPNESNDHSLLHDFEKWMECFFLDPLTSLLDHSEFRIDLFETGETIIIEALLPHFESHEISVHVEKNELIIKAGSNSSPKKRTVSFPFLLQNKEITATLNNGILEVSISKHNGGTGKNRIITISEINND is encoded by the coding sequence ATGCCGAATGAAAGTAACGATCATTCACTATTACATGACTTTGAAAAATGGATGGAATGCTTTTTTCTTGATCCTCTTACCTCTCTCTTAGACCATTCAGAGTTTCGAATCGATCTTTTTGAAACAGGTGAAACGATTATTATCGAAGCATTACTGCCTCATTTCGAAAGTCATGAAATTTCAGTTCATGTAGAAAAAAATGAGCTGATCATTAAAGCCGGTTCCAATTCTAGTCCGAAGAAACGAACTGTTTCTTTCCCATTTTTACTTCAAAATAAAGAAATAACAGCAACGCTCAATAACGGCATATTAGAAGTATCAATTTCCAAACATAATGGTGGGACAGGAAAAAACCGCATTATCACAATTTCTGAAATAAATAACGACTAA
- the selA gene encoding L-seryl-tRNA(Sec) selenium transferase — protein MKQFLRYIPPVHELQKDERFKQQMKEAEIDVNFMTEAVKNVIDHVRQQIIAGSWSGAKPGTAQFISQLFSIVRETLQKQYSYTLKRVINGTGTILHTNLGRARLSSRAAEHVLEAAQHYSNLEYELEAGERGSRHSHVEQLITKITGAESAMVVNNNAAAVYLVLRALASEKEVIVSRGQLVEIGGSFRISSIMEESGAQLVEVGTTNKTHLYDYEQAINENTAMILKVHTSNFKTIGFTKSVDREELAALAKKHAGIIFYEDLGSGVLYDFEKHGIGEERAVGDVLKKGVDLVSFSGDKLLGGPQAGIIAGKKKWIDQLKKHQLARVVRVDKMTLAALEGTLMDYLKGDVTTIPTLRDLLIPIEQLKERTIQFIETLQQQPTHYKVRLKEGVSQVGGGTMPGVELPTYLAAIRHKQISAEHLGRSLRTNHSPPIIARIQNEEILFDLRTITKEEERIILNALLEIEKLII, from the coding sequence GTGAAGCAGTTTCTACGCTATATCCCACCCGTTCATGAGCTTCAAAAGGATGAACGATTTAAGCAGCAAATGAAAGAAGCTGAAATTGATGTAAATTTTATGACTGAAGCAGTAAAGAATGTAATTGATCATGTGCGTCAGCAAATAATTGCCGGGAGCTGGTCCGGTGCTAAGCCGGGAACAGCACAATTTATTTCACAGTTGTTTTCAATTGTACGTGAGACGTTGCAAAAACAGTACTCTTACACATTAAAAAGGGTGATAAATGGGACAGGGACGATCCTCCATACAAACCTAGGACGTGCTCGATTAAGTAGCAGGGCTGCAGAACATGTTCTTGAAGCTGCCCAACATTATTCAAATTTAGAATATGAGTTAGAGGCAGGCGAACGGGGCTCACGACATAGTCATGTTGAACAATTAATTACAAAAATAACTGGCGCTGAAAGTGCAATGGTCGTTAATAACAATGCAGCAGCTGTTTATTTAGTGTTGCGAGCGCTTGCCAGTGAAAAAGAAGTAATTGTTTCTCGAGGCCAGCTTGTAGAAATCGGCGGTTCTTTTCGCATTTCCTCGATAATGGAAGAGAGCGGTGCACAGCTTGTCGAAGTCGGGACGACAAATAAAACACATCTTTATGATTATGAACAAGCGATTAATGAAAATACAGCGATGATTTTGAAAGTACATACGAGTAATTTTAAAACGATTGGCTTTACTAAGTCAGTCGACCGAGAAGAGCTTGCAGCGCTAGCTAAAAAACATGCTGGGATTATTTTTTATGAAGATTTAGGCAGTGGTGTCCTTTACGATTTCGAGAAGCATGGCATTGGCGAGGAACGAGCCGTCGGAGATGTACTAAAGAAGGGGGTTGATCTCGTTTCTTTTAGCGGTGATAAACTGTTAGGGGGACCACAGGCAGGTATTATTGCAGGAAAAAAGAAATGGATTGATCAGTTAAAAAAACACCAACTAGCACGAGTTGTCCGTGTCGATAAAATGACGTTAGCAGCATTAGAAGGAACATTAATGGACTATTTAAAAGGGGATGTAACAACTATTCCAACGCTGCGTGATTTGCTCATTCCGATTGAACAATTAAAAGAGCGAACAATTCAGTTTATTGAAACATTACAACAACAGCCAACACATTACAAAGTTCGCTTAAAAGAGGGTGTCAGTCAAGTGGGCGGCGGAACGATGCCGGGTGTTGAATTACCGACTTACCTTGCTGCAATTAGGCATAAACAAATATCAGCTGAACATTTAGGTCGCAGTTTGCGAACGAATCATTCACCTCCCATTATTGCACGCATCCAAAATGAAGAAATTTTATTTGATTTACGGACGATTACGAAAGAAGAAGAGAGGATTATTTTGAATGCGCTGCTGGAGATTGAAAAGCTGATTATTTAA
- a CDS encoding small acid-soluble spore protein P: protein MMNKNDGKDMRKNAPKGEQSGQPEPLSGSHKVKNRNHTRQKNNAGHDM, encoded by the coding sequence ATGATGAATAAAAATGATGGAAAAGATATGCGTAAAAATGCTCCAAAAGGCGAACAGTCTGGTCAACCTGAACCATTAAGCGGTTCACATAAAGTGAAAAACCGCAATCATACGAGACAAAAAAACAATGCTGGTCATGACATGTAA
- the acnA gene encoding aconitate hydratase AcnA — MEKNDVFNSRASFDVNGKRYHYYRLDALEKAGVGKVSKLPYSIKVLLESVLRQLDGRVITKEHVENLAKWGTNEVKEIDVPFKPSRVILQDFTGVPAVVDLASLRKAMADLGGDPDKINPEKPVDLVIDHSVQVDKFGTSDALEANMKLEFERNAERYQFLSWAQKAFNNYRAVPPATGIVHQVNLEYLANVVHAVETEAGEYETYPDSLVGTDSHTTMINGIGVLGWGVGGIEAEAGMLGQPSYFPVPEVVGVKLTGTLPNGATATDLALKVTQVLRKQGVVGKFVEFFGPGVSTLPLADRATVANMAPEYGATCGFFPVDAESLDYMRLTGRDDEHIAVVEKYCQENGLFFDPSVEPMYTNVVEIDLSEIEANLSGPKRPQDLIPLSMMQKSFRDAVSAPMGNQGFGLEEAELNKEVAVKFENGDEATMKTGAIAIAAITSCTNTSNPYVMLGAGLVAKKAVEKGLQVPKFVKTSLAPGSKVVTGYLRDSGLLPYLEEIGFNVVGYGCTTCIGNSGPLKEEIEKAIAENDLLATSVLSGNRNFEGRIHPLIKGNYLASPPLVVAYALAGTVDVDLQNDPIGKDKDGNDVFFNDIWPTTEEVNDVVKRTVTPELFRKEYERVFDDNARWNEIKTSNEPLYTFDENSTYIQNPPFFEGLKPNPDEVKPLSGLRVVGKFGDSVTTDHISPAGAIGKDTPAGKYLRENGVEVRDFNSYGSRRGNHEVMMRGTFANIRIRNQIAPGTEGGFTTYWPTGEVMAIYDACMKYKEDGTGLTVLAGKDYGMGSSRDWAAKGTNLLGIKTVIAESFERIHRSNLVLMGVLPLQFKDGENADVLGLTGKEVIDVQIDENVKPRDIVKVTATDEQGNKKEFEVLVRFDSEVEIDYYRHGGILQMVLRDKLKA, encoded by the coding sequence ATGGAAAAGAACGATGTTTTTAACTCCCGTGCATCCTTTGATGTAAACGGCAAACGTTACCATTATTATCGCTTAGACGCCCTGGAAAAAGCAGGTGTTGGAAAAGTTTCTAAGCTTCCTTATTCGATTAAAGTATTACTGGAATCTGTTCTTCGTCAATTAGACGGTCGTGTGATTACAAAAGAACACGTAGAAAACTTAGCAAAATGGGGAACAAACGAAGTAAAGGAAATTGACGTTCCATTTAAGCCATCACGTGTTATCCTTCAAGATTTCACAGGTGTTCCAGCAGTTGTTGACCTTGCGTCATTACGGAAAGCCATGGCTGATCTGGGTGGAGATCCTGATAAAATAAACCCTGAAAAGCCTGTTGATCTCGTTATTGACCACTCTGTTCAAGTAGATAAATTCGGTACTTCAGATGCACTTGAAGCAAATATGAAATTAGAGTTTGAGCGTAACGCTGAGCGTTATCAATTTTTAAGCTGGGCCCAAAAAGCATTTAATAACTATCGGGCAGTGCCACCAGCAACAGGAATCGTTCACCAAGTGAACCTTGAGTATTTAGCAAATGTTGTTCATGCGGTTGAAACAGAAGCAGGTGAGTATGAAACATACCCTGATTCTTTAGTAGGAACAGACTCTCATACAACAATGATTAACGGTATCGGTGTTCTTGGTTGGGGAGTAGGTGGAATTGAAGCTGAAGCAGGTATGCTGGGCCAGCCTTCATATTTCCCTGTACCAGAAGTTGTCGGAGTTAAGCTAACTGGAACACTTCCAAATGGTGCAACTGCTACAGACCTTGCTTTAAAAGTAACACAAGTTCTTCGTAAACAAGGTGTTGTAGGCAAGTTTGTTGAGTTTTTCGGTCCTGGTGTATCAACACTTCCACTTGCTGATCGGGCAACAGTTGCAAACATGGCTCCTGAATACGGTGCCACTTGCGGTTTCTTCCCTGTTGATGCAGAATCACTTGATTACATGCGCTTAACAGGCCGTGATGACGAGCATATTGCGGTTGTTGAAAAATATTGTCAAGAAAACGGATTGTTCTTCGATCCATCTGTTGAACCGATGTACACAAATGTAGTGGAAATCGATCTTTCAGAAATTGAAGCAAATCTTTCTGGTCCAAAGCGTCCACAAGATTTAATTCCTTTATCAATGATGCAAAAATCATTCCGTGATGCTGTAAGTGCTCCAATGGGTAACCAAGGTTTTGGACTTGAGGAAGCTGAATTAAATAAAGAAGTAGCCGTTAAATTTGAAAACGGTGACGAAGCTACAATGAAAACCGGCGCAATTGCAATCGCAGCAATTACGAGCTGTACTAATACATCTAATCCTTACGTCATGTTAGGTGCAGGTCTTGTAGCGAAAAAAGCTGTCGAAAAAGGTTTACAAGTGCCGAAATTTGTTAAAACATCTTTAGCACCGGGTTCAAAAGTTGTTACTGGATATCTTCGTGATTCTGGCTTGCTTCCATATTTAGAGGAAATTGGTTTCAATGTTGTTGGATACGGTTGTACAACATGTATCGGAAACTCTGGTCCATTAAAAGAAGAAATCGAAAAAGCAATTGCTGAAAATGATTTGCTAGCTACATCAGTTCTTTCAGGGAACCGTAACTTTGAAGGACGTATCCATCCGTTAATTAAAGGAAACTACTTAGCTTCACCACCGCTTGTAGTTGCGTATGCATTAGCTGGTACAGTTGATGTTGATCTGCAAAATGATCCAATTGGAAAAGATAAAGATGGAAATGACGTCTTCTTTAATGATATTTGGCCGACTACAGAAGAAGTTAACGATGTTGTCAAACGTACTGTGACCCCTGAGTTATTCCGTAAAGAATACGAACGTGTATTCGATGATAATGCTCGTTGGAATGAAATTAAAACAAGCAATGAGCCGCTTTACACGTTTGATGAAAACTCAACTTATATTCAAAACCCGCCTTTCTTTGAAGGTTTAAAACCTAATCCAGACGAAGTAAAACCATTATCTGGATTACGTGTAGTTGGTAAATTCGGTGACTCTGTCACAACTGACCATATTTCACCTGCTGGTGCAATCGGCAAGGATACTCCTGCAGGAAAATATTTGCGTGAAAATGGCGTTGAAGTTCGTGACTTTAACTCTTATGGATCACGTCGCGGTAACCATGAGGTGATGATGCGCGGTACGTTCGCAAACATTCGTATTCGTAACCAAATTGCTCCTGGCACTGAAGGCGGCTTCACTACTTACTGGCCAACTGGTGAAGTAATGGCTATTTATGATGCATGCATGAAATACAAAGAAGATGGAACAGGTTTAACTGTCCTTGCAGGAAAAGATTACGGTATGGGATCTTCTCGTGACTGGGCTGCAAAAGGTACAAATTTACTAGGTATTAAAACAGTAATTGCGGAAAGCTTTGAGCGTATTCACCGTTCAAACCTTGTATTAATGGGTGTTCTTCCGCTTCAATTTAAGGACGGAGAAAACGCAGATGTTCTTGGACTTACAGGTAAAGAAGTAATTGATGTCCAAATCGATGAAAATGTAAAACCTCGTGATATCGTGAAAGTGACTGCTACTGATGAACAAGGCAACAAAAAAGAATTTGAAGTACTTGTACGCTTTGATTCTGAAGTTGAAATTGATTATTACCGCCACGGTGGTATTTTACAAATGGTACTTCGCGATAAGCTTAAAGCTTAA
- a CDS encoding peroxiredoxin family protein: protein MIKKVIAAIILFGLLTTVIVQAMEREPKTGIQIGDKAPDFELKTLTGETVKLSDYKGKKVILNFWATWCPPCRAEMPDMQKFYEKMGTDEVILAVNLDPGADVQGFMTEMGATFPVLLDEEESVMKTYKILSIPTTFFIDSEGVIRQKYTGAMSLQMMKKSMNDLK, encoded by the coding sequence ATGATTAAAAAAGTGATTGCTGCTATCATTTTATTCGGGCTGCTAACAACAGTAATTGTACAGGCAATGGAAAGGGAACCGAAGACAGGAATACAAATTGGAGATAAAGCACCTGATTTTGAATTAAAAACATTGACAGGGGAGACAGTAAAGCTTTCTGATTACAAAGGAAAAAAAGTGATATTAAATTTTTGGGCAACTTGGTGTCCTCCTTGTCGTGCTGAGATGCCTGATATGCAGAAATTTTATGAAAAAATGGGGACAGATGAAGTTATTTTAGCTGTAAATCTTGATCCGGGTGCAGATGTTCAAGGGTTTATGACTGAAATGGGCGCTACTTTTCCAGTTTTATTAGATGAAGAAGAAAGCGTGATGAAAACTTATAAAATTTTATCTATCCCTACAACATTTTTTATCGATTCAGAAGGTGTGATTCGTCAAAAATATACAGGTGCTATGTCGTTACAAATGATGAAAAAGAGTATGAATGATTTGAAATAA
- a CDS encoding FbpB family small basic protein has product MRKPRKRSFAELVLENKRQLLKDREALEKIEERIEEKRLKA; this is encoded by the coding sequence ATGAGAAAGCCACGGAAACGTTCCTTTGCTGAACTTGTACTAGAAAATAAGCGTCAGCTGTTAAAAGACCGCGAAGCGTTAGAAAAAATTGAAGAACGAATTGAAGAAAAACGACTTAAAGCATAG
- a CDS encoding acid-soluble spore protein N — translation MGNPKGSRKHFVPNHIGTQPRGFGGNKGKKMQDQSGQHAQVIQTKGE, via the coding sequence ATGGGTAATCCGAAAGGAAGCAGAAAGCATTTCGTTCCAAACCATATTGGGACACAGCCGCGCGGTTTTGGAGGAAATAAAGGAAAAAAGATGCAGGACCAATCAGGTCAGCATGCACAAGTCATTCAAACTAAAGGTGAATAA
- a CDS encoding group II intron maturase-specific domain-containing protein has translation MVNGKRENTPIGTPQGGNLSPLLSNIMLNELDKELEARNLNFVRDADDSIIFVKSEKAANRVMKSITNFIEKKLGLIVNAEKSRISRPGNTKFLGFGFYYDTHTKKYQPRAHQDSVRKFQRKLKQLTKRNQGVSLNNRIMKLRQVIYGWVNYFKIAKLKKILTTTDAKLRSRLRVIIWKQWKSNKKRIQSLIQLGVPEEEAKGLTYCRKGYRYIGLSKVVQTALSNKRLKQRGIPFALDYYLEVHTAI, from the coding sequence ATGGTGAATGGGAAACGTGAAAACACTCCCATTGGAACACCGCAAGGTGGTAACCTGAGTCCGCTATTAAGCAACATCATGCTTAATGAATTAGATAAGGAATTAGAAGCAAGAAATCTAAATTTCGTCAGAGATGCGGATGATAGCATCATCTTCGTCAAAAGTGAAAAAGCAGCCAATCGTGTCATGAAATCTATCACAAATTTTATCGAAAAGAAACTTGGGTTAATCGTAAACGCAGAGAAAAGTAGAATATCAAGACCAGGAAATACGAAATTTCTAGGATTTGGATTCTATTATGATACGCATACGAAAAAATATCAACCACGAGCGCATCAAGATTCGGTACGGAAATTCCAAAGAAAGCTAAAACAGCTAACGAAACGCAACCAAGGAGTCTCCCTAAATAATAGGATAATGAAATTAAGACAAGTTATTTACGGATGGGTGAACTACTTTAAAATCGCGAAGTTGAAAAAGATACTCACAACTACTGATGCGAAATTGCGCTCTAGGTTACGAGTCATCATTTGGAAACAATGGAAAAGTAATAAGAAGCGAATCCAATCACTTATTCAATTGGGTGTACCTGAAGAAGAAGCCAAAGGACTGACCTATTGCCGAAAAGGATATCGGTACATAGGGCTATCGAAAGTTGTTCAAACAGCATTATCAAATAAACGTCTAAAGCAAAGAGGAATCCCCTTTGCCTTAGATTATTACTTAGAAGTTCATACTGCAATATAA
- the tlp gene encoding small acid-soluble spore protein Tlp, translated as MSNNKSKPDDRSDNVEKLQEMVQNTIENIELAEETMQLSNGENRAEIAEKNERRRESIEAMRQEIKDEAHAQQDQNEEF; from the coding sequence GTGTCAAATAATAAATCAAAACCAGATGATCGCAGTGACAATGTTGAAAAGCTTCAAGAAATGGTTCAAAATACGATTGAAAATATAGAGCTGGCAGAAGAGACAATGCAGTTATCAAATGGTGAGAATCGAGCAGAAATTGCTGAAAAAAATGAACGGAGACGAGAAAGTATTGAGGCAATGCGTCAAGAAATAAAAGACGAGGCACATGCACAGCAAGATCAAAATGAAGAATTTTGA
- a CDS encoding acyl-CoA thioesterase — translation MLVSTKEVEVRYAETDQMGVVYHANYLVWMELGRTKLVKDLGFNYAKMEEDGIISPVIDIEASYKKPLRYGETAKIKTWIEEYNGFKVTYGYEIFTETGELAVMGFSKHVCVKKATFKPISIKRSYPEWHLAYEKAKKHA, via the coding sequence ATGTTAGTATCAACAAAAGAAGTCGAAGTCCGCTATGCAGAAACAGACCAAATGGGAGTTGTTTATCACGCAAATTATTTAGTTTGGATGGAACTCGGACGAACAAAGCTAGTAAAAGATCTAGGTTTTAATTATGCTAAAATGGAAGAGGATGGCATTATTTCTCCAGTTATTGATATTGAAGCCTCGTATAAAAAGCCACTTCGCTACGGAGAAACTGCTAAAATAAAAACATGGATTGAAGAATACAACGGTTTTAAAGTGACATATGGTTATGAAATTTTTACTGAAACGGGAGAGTTAGCGGTTATGGGTTTTTCAAAGCACGTCTGTGTGAAAAAAGCCACGTTTAAACCGATTTCAATTAAAAGGTCTTATCCTGAATGGCATTTAGCATATGAAAAAGCGAAAAAGCATGCTTAG
- a CDS encoding CPBP family intramembrane glutamic endopeptidase yields MKGTQYPITVSSILLSAVFLLMYLFFQLQLYNGTFLIMFVLLLSIVFLKEKNRVFAWTIIAFFLGEMLLLYGNQLIDQLPISHSWSEVVKSLLILFPLLFIFYISKKFKVKFNIYNRRPKWEKAFSLRFSENRSHVIRVKQLFIALWIIFLIVFFLLIMRGNVELLNKEILFGMIVFSIVNGILEEILWRGVLLTKFVSIVGEHLGLLFISIAFGFSVLSVEHALAFVPVFFIIGLLFGKLTVSAKSIIVAINLHIVFNLLMFLTH; encoded by the coding sequence ATGAAAGGAACTCAATATCCTATAACAGTCTCATCAATTTTACTGAGTGCCGTTTTTTTATTGATGTATTTATTTTTTCAATTACAACTTTATAATGGAACTTTTTTAATCATGTTCGTTCTTCTTTTATCAATCGTGTTTTTAAAAGAAAAAAACCGTGTGTTTGCTTGGACAATCATCGCTTTTTTTCTTGGAGAAATGTTATTGCTGTACGGAAATCAACTAATAGATCAGCTACCGATTTCACATAGCTGGTCAGAAGTTGTAAAGAGCTTACTTATTCTATTTCCCCTGCTGTTTATCTTTTACATATCTAAAAAGTTTAAAGTAAAATTTAATATTTACAATCGTCGTCCGAAATGGGAAAAAGCATTTTCACTTCGTTTCTCAGAGAATCGAAGTCATGTTATTCGTGTCAAACAGCTTTTTATTGCCCTATGGATTATTTTTTTAATTGTCTTCTTTTTACTGATCATGAGAGGAAATGTCGAACTATTAAATAAAGAAATCCTGTTCGGAATGATTGTCTTTTCAATTGTAAACGGAATATTAGAAGAAATCTTGTGGCGTGGGGTTTTATTAACGAAGTTTGTTTCCATTGTCGGTGAACATCTCGGTCTTCTTTTTATAAGTATCGCCTTTGGATTTTCCGTCCTTTCAGTTGAACACGCACTTGCTTTTGTCCCCGTCTTTTTTATCATCGGGTTATTGTTCGGTAAATTAACTGTAAGTGCCAAGAGCATCATAGTAGCGATTAATTTACATATTGTTTTTAACCTTTTAATGTTTCTAACACATTGA
- a CDS encoding CapA family protein, whose amino-acid sequence MNKKRIFISSIVSIVIISFAYLLINVDPKNKHPSSKNTTMQIRKPIHINEKKWSTTVTLSAIGDILIHDRVYEDARIENGYDFKPMLQGVKEYLQKPHLLLANQETILGGIEIGLSSYPSFNSPHEVGDALIDSGVDIVSTANNHTLDRGEKAIINAINYYESTGLPYVGHFKDDKDRQTLRILTTNGIKVAYLSYTYGTNGIPVPEGKEHLVNLIDKEKMKDEIHRAKEQADIVVMSLHWGNEYQRLPTEEQKELAQFLADEGIDILFGHHPHVLQPMEFLKAKDDRNVFVVYSLGNFLSGQMWDYKDIGGIASIEVTKKVHQDKTNISLANPQFFPTYVSSSNLQNYRIVPLENADKAGLTNAKEKYNEIMNHMFQWLN is encoded by the coding sequence ATGAATAAAAAACGAATATTTATTAGTTCAATTGTTAGTATAGTCATTATTTCCTTTGCCTATTTACTCATTAACGTGGATCCAAAAAATAAACATCCGTCTTCAAAAAACACCACGATGCAAATACGAAAGCCAATCCATATTAATGAAAAAAAATGGTCAACTACAGTTACGCTTAGTGCAATTGGAGATATTCTAATTCACGATCGGGTATATGAAGATGCTCGTATAGAAAATGGCTATGATTTTAAACCGATGCTTCAAGGGGTAAAAGAATATTTACAAAAACCCCATTTATTATTAGCCAATCAGGAGACTATTTTAGGGGGGATTGAAATTGGCTTATCAAGTTATCCATCATTTAATAGTCCGCATGAAGTTGGAGATGCTTTAATTGATTCTGGAGTCGATATTGTCTCAACAGCGAATAACCATACCCTTGATCGCGGAGAAAAAGCGATTATCAATGCGATCAATTATTATGAAAGCACAGGATTACCGTATGTAGGCCATTTTAAAGATGACAAAGACCGGCAAACGTTACGGATATTAACGACTAACGGTATAAAAGTTGCCTATCTTTCCTATACATACGGGACAAATGGCATTCCAGTGCCTGAAGGAAAAGAACACCTTGTTAACTTAATTGATAAAGAGAAAATGAAGGATGAAATCCATCGTGCGAAAGAACAGGCAGATATTGTCGTAATGAGCCTTCATTGGGGGAATGAATACCAGCGTCTTCCGACTGAAGAACAAAAAGAACTCGCACAATTTTTAGCCGACGAAGGAATTGATATTTTATTCGGTCACCACCCACATGTTCTTCAGCCAATGGAATTTTTAAAAGCGAAGGACGATAGAAATGTATTCGTTGTTTATTCATTAGGAAACTTCTTATCAGGACAAATGTGGGATTATAAAGATATCGGTGGGATCGCTTCAATTGAAGTGACAAAAAAGGTTCATCAAGATAAGACTAATATAAGCTTAGCCAACCCGCAATTTTTTCCCACATACGTATCTAGTTCTAACTTACAAAACTATCGCATAGTTCCTCTTGAAAATGCTGATAAAGCCGGGTTAACAAATGCGAAAGAAAAATATAATGAGATCATGAACCATATGTTTCAATGGCTCAACTAA
- a CDS encoding ATP-binding protein: protein MQLNQNDLQSLPFPYFYVDQHQQIIARSNITKHLFPYKTNFLSLIATDFHIKVKGFLADVQSKSAVSIPFFHLHEKQAFYYVYKLYDEQKNVHLFCFYPEKEMKEFTASATHLASVGKLAAGIAHEIRNPLTTMKGFIQLLKPHLQEIGKEYYAHIVLEEINRANDMIDEFLNTAKPQTNKRQQVNLATLLKDIYILHESEAILKNIHFTLSSLNDDIIIEANVKQMKQVFMNIIKNAMEAMVENKLTVTTRRINIVAQQRNSQAIISIIDNGGGMNNETMANLFLPFFTTKEKGTGLGLSICKKIIEDHHGTIEIDSVLGKGTTFTISFPIYRHEC, encoded by the coding sequence ATGCAATTAAATCAAAATGATTTGCAATCTCTTCCGTTTCCTTACTTTTATGTAGATCAACATCAACAAATTATCGCAAGATCTAACATTACAAAGCATTTATTCCCATATAAAACGAATTTTCTAAGTTTAATTGCTACAGACTTCCACATAAAAGTAAAGGGCTTTTTAGCTGATGTACAAAGCAAGTCAGCAGTAAGTATTCCGTTCTTTCATTTACACGAGAAACAAGCTTTTTATTACGTTTATAAGCTTTACGATGAACAAAAAAACGTTCATCTATTTTGCTTTTATCCGGAAAAAGAAATGAAAGAATTTACTGCAAGCGCGACGCACTTAGCATCCGTTGGGAAACTAGCTGCTGGAATAGCACATGAAATTCGCAACCCACTCACGACGATGAAAGGCTTTATTCAGCTGCTAAAGCCACATTTGCAGGAAATTGGGAAAGAATACTACGCTCATATCGTACTTGAAGAAATAAACCGAGCAAACGATATGATTGATGAATTTTTAAATACGGCTAAACCGCAAACGAATAAAAGACAACAAGTTAATTTAGCAACATTATTGAAAGACATCTATATTTTACATGAAAGTGAAGCGATTTTAAAAAATATTCACTTCACATTAAGTAGCCTCAATGATGACATTATCATTGAGGCAAATGTCAAGCAAATGAAGCAAGTTTTTATGAATATTATAAAAAATGCAATGGAAGCGATGGTAGAAAATAAGCTTACAGTAACCACAAGAAGGATTAATATTGTCGCTCAGCAAAGGAATAGCCAAGCAATCATCTCAATTATAGATAATGGCGGCGGTATGAATAACGAAACGATGGCAAATCTTTTCCTTCCTTTCTTTACGACAAAAGAAAAGGGAACTGGACTTGGACTGTCTATATGCAAAAAAATTATTGAAGACCATCACGGCACAATTGAAATAGACAGTGTACTTGGAAAGGGAACGACTTTTACAATTTCATTTCCGATATATCGTCACGAATGTTAA
- the plsY gene encoding glycerol-3-phosphate 1-O-acyltransferase PlsY: MAIYGLIILLAYLIGSIPSGLIVGKLFYGIDIREHGSGNLGGTNTFRTLGIKAGLTVTIADILKGTLAASLPILFQSNFNVLAAGVFAAIGHIYPIFARFKGGKAVATSAGVLLFYAPVMFIVMIICFFISLYLTKYVSLSSIVGAVTAFIYSIVSQDPALIIVVSILSIFVIFRHRTNIKRIKNKTEPKITWL; the protein is encoded by the coding sequence ATGGCAATATACGGACTCATTATTTTATTAGCTTATTTGATAGGTTCCATTCCATCAGGATTAATTGTCGGAAAACTTTTTTACGGAATTGATATCCGAGAACATGGGAGCGGAAATTTAGGCGGAACGAACACATTTAGAACTCTAGGAATAAAAGCAGGTCTAACCGTTACGATTGCTGATATATTAAAAGGAACACTTGCAGCCTCACTCCCGATTTTATTTCAATCGAACTTTAATGTTTTAGCTGCCGGAGTTTTTGCTGCTATCGGACATATATATCCAATATTCGCTCGTTTTAAAGGTGGAAAAGCGGTGGCGACATCTGCTGGTGTATTACTTTTTTATGCGCCTGTCATGTTTATCGTGATGATCATCTGCTTCTTTATCAGCCTTTACTTGACAAAATATGTTTCACTTTCTTCAATTGTAGGCGCAGTTACTGCCTTCATTTATTCGATCGTAAGTCAGGACCCTGCACTGATTATCGTTGTCTCGATCCTTTCAATATTTGTCATTTTCCGTCACCGAACAAATATAAAACGGATTAAGAATAAAACAGAGCCGAAAATTACCTGGCTGTAA